The nucleotide window ctcttgatctcagggttgggaatTCCAGTACCACGCTGGGAGTAgagttgatttaaagaaaaagaaacaaacaatgaaaCATGCGGTCTTTGTGATTCCCAAGCTGCCAGCTGCTTCTTGGGCATCCGTCTTCTTCACTCCTGCagactcctctcctcccttcattTGTGCCCTGAGACAGGTTAGGGTGCTGTGGGGAAAAGGATGTCTTCAGCCATTTCCTCAATGAGCTCCTTCAGCCCCTATcatctgctattcctgaatatgGGTTATCGGTGGGGTAGGGACCTGGAATCACCATACCCCCTTGTTACATGCTGAGGAAACCTAGGCTCCTGATGGGGGGTAAGACTTTTCTAAGCCAGTCTACTACTGAGGGACAGGACTCCCCATGACTCTCAGCCCAGGGTTTCAGCATGCCAGGCTGAGGGGGTCTTCTCTCTCCAGTGTCATCTGCACCCCTGGCCTCTGTTTTTCCTCCTCTCAGAAGACCCTCATCCTCAATTAGGACCTGAGAGTTCGACACTAGCCAGACTTTGCCCAGAAATGCAGGGTTTTATGGGTATTCCTGGCTAACCCACTATCAACAGAACCCCCAAGGGCTCAGGAACCCCAGACCAGGAAACTCCCAGGCTAAGGGTGGATGCTCGGTTCCCATACTCAGGGACACCCCTCAGTACATCAATCATTCTGTCACGCATTCATGAATTCCCGCAAGGTTTCCTGACTGCctcttgtgtgccaggcacagtgctgggcacctGAGAGCTATAGATGACAAGAACCAGCTCCTGGGCTCAAGGCTTAGTCTGGCGTGGAGACAGCTCTGAGGAAGAACAATGACATAGCCGCTGGAATTTCATCCaggaaggggagcaggggagggccagagagaggtagacataatctgaagcaggctccaggttctgagctgtcagcacagagcccgacatggggcttgaactcgtgaattatgagatcatgacctgagctgaagtgggacgcttagctgacagccacccaggcacccctgcaattaTATGCTTATTCATTGCCTGTCTCTCCTCACTCCCCACTATAATGTACATTCCATGCAGGCAGGTCCTTATCCTGGGCTGTATGCTCTGAATCTAACAGGCCCTCCGTACATGATTGTTCAATGGACGAATGTTCAAATGTTCTCTGTAGTGAATACCCCAATACAGTAGGTCTTGGGTTGTGATCTTGTGGAGAGAAAGGGCTGCAGAGGTGAGACTGCCAGGAAGGAAGATGGTCATTAGTGGAAGAAGGCTTccagggtggaggggggtgggtggagggaactGGAGCTCCTATTTAAAGGGGACAAATTGGGGTAAGCCACTGGCTCAGTGCTGCCCTGACAAGCTGGGCCCCTTCcttcacctctccctgccccacctcctccttcccattTGTTCATCAACACCTCTGGCAAACAAGAAAGATGAAGGTGGGCTGGGATTGCCAGCTTCATTACTTTTATGAGATAATCAGGTGACAATTTCCATGGTGGCTGTGAGGCCCAGGAGATACAGGAGAAATGTTCAAGAAGTTTCAAAGGTTGCAGAAGAAACATACGGTGACCTGTGTGTTTTTTGCTTCTGTATGTTTTCAGTTTCACAGCCATTGCAACATTTGCTCAGAACCAAGTTTGGCCAATTTCTAGCAGGGTGACCTTCGACAAATTACCTAACCTTtcagtgtttctgtttcttctttttggagtaaccatacttactTCTTGGGTTGAGTTGtgtattaaaaaaggaaaagtatggggcacctggctggctcagttggcggAACAtggggctcttgatctcagggtcgtgagttcaggccccaggttgggtgtagagcctacttaaaaaaaaaaataaaatgaaaactttaagaaaattgaaaaggaaaagtatGCAGAATTCTCAGACCAGAGCCTGGCATGCAGTGGCCACTCAACACGGTACTGGTTTCCAACTTCGTGGACTGCTCTGTCTTCCCCTTTCCTAACAGAGGCCACCTCTGTGTTTTAGCTCCAGTGGCAATCTGCCACACACCAACATGGAATGTGACGCTAATTTCCCAAGGTCTTGATGTTTTCAGGGATTCAGGGAGGCTCCCTGCATTGCCGGGACATCAGGTGGCCGGGTctgtaggagggaggggaagaaggaggtcACAAGGCAGTCTGGTGCTAAACAGATGGGAGGTTAGCAGGCAGGAAAGGGCTAGGTCCTCCTGTCTAGCTGTGACTTCccctactctttttctttctttctttctttctttctttctttctttctttctttctttctttctttctttcccttccttccttccttccttccttccttccttccttccttccttccttcctttttaaacatttttaaacgtttatttattttgagggagagagtgcgcGAGCCTGAGAGAGTGCACGCAAGGGgaaggggcccagagagagggacacagaatcccaagcaggcttctcactgtcagtataaagcccaactcagggctcgaatcctcaaaccgtgagatcatgaccagggctgaagtcagacgcttaactgactgagccacccaggtaccccctccgCCATTCTTTTTCTGATCCCCCTAAAATATAACCTTTAAAATAGCTTAATATTGAATCACATAATAAATGTAAGAATCCAGCCTCCTggcaaaaatggaaatattcaagTCACAATCTTATTCTCCCTTgatcttcctcccctccttcagtTTAACCTACCTCCCTGAGGGTCATCACTGATATCCTTTTGGTCACACTGTCCCCTGGTGACATCTCCTTTTAAGGGCTGCCCGGAGTGTATCAGGCTGAAATGGCTGGGGGGATGCCACTCAATCCTGTCCCTTCCTCACCAATCCCACACAGGACTCATTAACTTACAGAAACCTTTCCAAAAGCTTCCAGTTCACactgtctgtccctcctctgaAGTCCTACAAGGACATATCTCAGATTTACAAAGGTCCAGTGTTCCTTGCAGTGGccagtcttgttttgttttgttttgtttttttttgttttttttttttttttcactagagTGTGAGCCCTATGAGGCCAGACTATATTCCCATAGTCTCTCTGGCAGAGCACACAGTATGAATGAGGTCAATAAAGTCCTATGGAGTGAAGAATTCTCTCTTTAACTATTTGAACAAGGGGGCCCTTGGGGTATCTGCTTCTGGTCAGCACTCTAACCAGCACCTGAAGGATTTAAGCTGAGGATGCCTAACCTATAGCCTCCTTAATGAGAGAGAACGGATAGCTGTGCCATCAGGGGCCCAGACCAGACTCAGTTCCTAGGTTAGCCACTTCCTGACTAGGCAACCTAAGACAAGTCACTGAACCCTTCGCAATTTTCTTTCCCTGTAGAATGCAGACAGCACCAGTCCCCACCTCACGGGCTGCTGCTGTGAGGATAAATAGTGGTAATGGGTTTAGGCTTAGGCTGTCTTATGAGGTTCCAGGTTTACACAGGTTTGAACACTGACTTAGGAAAGATAAAGAAGTAAGATTCGTCAGCGTCTCCAGTAGACCCTGGAGGAGGGAGTGTACATGTGgagttgctctctctctctctctgggggaGGAGTATGCCGTGGTATAGAGTACTAAGCTCTTCGCCTCTCTTTCCTAGTTAAACGCTGCCACAGTTGTctctcccattttccttttttttttaattattattttttttttacgtctatttatttttgagacagagagagagcatgaacgggggagggtcagagagagagggacacacagaatctgaaacaggctccaggctctgagctgtcagcacagagcccgatgcggggctggaactcacggactgcgagatcatgacctgagccgaagtcggatgcccaaccgactgagccacccaggcgccccgtctctCCCATTTTCCATCCCGAGTTTACCTCCAAATATTAGAATATGGTAGAAGAGATCAAATAAAACGGTCACCAATTGACCAGACGACCATCCATGTGTTGTCTGGGTTGCAGTGCACGTatctccctgccccgcccctccccgcccttccCCGCTGCCGCGGGACTGCTGATTGGCCCAGGCTGCGTGACGTCAAGGGGGTTTTTAAGGACGAGTCCCAGGACCGCTCCGCAgtggcggcggtggcggcgcgCAGGCGGCGGCCCCCGCGGTACTTCGCTTGGAGTCGGGTGGCTAGTCCTGAGAGACGCGGGGAGAGTGCCGCTGACGGAAGGTAAAGGGGCTGTTCTGGCGGTGCTGAGGTGGCCCTGGTGCGGGACCTGGGGAGCTGGAGTCGGCGATCCGAGCCAGGCGAAGTGTTACGGGACGGTGGGAAGGGGGTCGCGGTGTAAGGAGAGGCGTGTCAACTGCCTGGGGACGTGGAGGGCTGGTGGGAACGGGCCTTACTCTCTGTTCTCAGCGCCCGTACCCTAACTCTTAATTTGGGAGCTCTGCCCGACCTGCCCATTCCTGCGAAGATTCTCGCCTGGGGAATAAGGGTCTCTGCGCCTGCTACCGCGCCACGAGAGCTCGGGGAAGAGGCTTGGGAAGCCAACCGTCGAGGTCTCACCCCCCCACCTGTGTCCAGGACCCGGGGGTTTCTCTAGGTCTCATCGCCCCTGAGAGAGGGGAGCACCTCTGTTACACTTGTAGCTGCTtatgcttaaaaaacaaaacagaacaaaacaaaacatggaattttaaaaaggaaggacgGGCGGCAGATTTAGGAAAGGATCTAGAAGTTGCAAATTTCGTGTTTATTGTTAAATGTCCCCCTTTTTCTCCCATGACCTTTCCTTGTTCAGATAACCCAGCTGTGGTCTCCAGAGCCTGCAGATCGAAGCCACGTCCTTGCTTCTACCGGGTGCCCCAAGACCTGCACCTTAGCTGCAGCTCACCATGGGGAACCACTTGACAGAGATGGCGCCCACTGCCTCCTCTTTCTTGCCCCACTTCCAGGCCCTGCATGTCGTGGTCATTGGGTTGGACTCTGCTGGAAAGACCTCGCTCCTTTACCGCCTCAAGTTCAAGGAGTTTGTCCAGAGCGTCCCCACCAAAGGCTTCAACACAGAGAAGATCCGGGTGCCCCTGGGAGGGTCCCGCAGCATCACCTTCCAAGTGTGGGATGTTGGGGGGCAAGAGAAGCTGCGGCCTCTGTGGCGCTCCTACACACGTCGGACAGATGGGCTAGTGTTTGTGGTGGACGCCACCGAGGCTGAGCGCCTGGAGGAGGCCAAGGTGGAGCTGCACCGAATCAGCCGGGCTTCGGACAACCAGGGTGTGCCTGTGCTGGTGCTGGCCAACAAGCAGGATCAGCCTGGGGCACTGAGCGCAGCAGAGGTTGAGAAGAGGCTTGCAGTGCGAGAGCTTGCGGCAGCCACGCTCACCCACGTGCAAGGCTGCAGCGCTGTGGATGGGCTGGGCTTGCAGCCGGGCCTTGAACGCCTGTACGAGATGATCCTCAAGAGGAAGAAGGCAGCCCGGGTAGGCAAGAAGAGACGGTGACCCGAGGCTGTCCCCTCCTCAGCAGTAGGGGTCTCCACACTTGGACAGCCAGGCGGAGCCTGTGGCCCGTCACTCAGCTCTGGGGTGCGGGACCTGTCCACCTCAGTGAAGGACCAAGGAGCACATTGGGGGTCCTGTTTTGGTGCAGcactggggaggggatgggagaggggaggtCTCATGTCCTTCCCGCATCCTCACCTCCGGAGAAATGGGGGCTGCAGGACTGGGGAGGCTTAAATGTAAACTGTGACTCTACCTCgaccccatttcttctttttcttctctggcttTTCGATTAGATATGTTTTGGGGCAAAAGAAGGTTGTTTGGAGAATGCATCTGGGATGAATGAGGGTTATCCCTcccctgaccaccccccccccccccaaactgggGTGTCTCTGCAGGCTGCTTTTCTAGGGATGCTAGTCacaatagtctttatttttgtgtctgtgtgaatGTGCCAAGAACCCCTCCACATTTGTAGATCCACAACTGTTTTTATAAGCTGTGTGTGTCCTctgtattattattaactattttttagCATTTGCATATAAGTTATTAAAGACTGATGATGCTGTAGCTCTGACCTTGGTCTggcattttcctctctccttacCTAGCCCCAGGAGTAGTCCTGGATTTCTATGTGGGTGAcaggaatggggagggggagcCTATCTTGAAGCTGAACTTGCAAAGGAAACACTCCTCTAAAAATTAGATTGTGTGTTTATGGGATGGCTGGTGGAAATTGTAGATGGAGTTGAAAcgccctcccacctcccaagcTATTACCTGATTTCTGCAGTTTTGGGGGTAccccttctttctcctgctttcctcccctcccctcctcctctggctcTTACTTGCCCCTCATACCAGCTGGTCCTTGGGGACACTTCTAGGTCTATATAGGTAAATCCTCAAGGAGCCATTCTGTTCTCATcgtcccccactccccagcaaatccctcccctcctcccccccccccccccattcccagaTTAGgctgatctgatttttttttccaccttgggGATCCTGTGAGAATGGAAAGTAATTCCTTCCTGGCTTTAAGCCATCTCTGTGTACTCAGTCCTGCTGACTGCAACTCACCAGTGGCGGCAGTGGCAGCGGCTGGTGCTGGGGAGGCCTGGGCTGGATTGAGCCAGCCTGGCCCTGGTGACTAAGCCGTGAGTTGCCCAGCTCTGGGAATGGTAGCTGTTCCCAGCAGCGGGGCTGTAGTAGCAGTGGGTGTTTGTGCCTGGTGGGAATGTGGACTGCTagactcccaccccccaccccccggggaggagggggaaggtgtAGGCCACCAACAGCAGTGATAAGAATAAAATGCTAATGTTTTAGAGGCCGAGGGCCTCTGCCCAGACTTTCAAATCCGTCCCCTCCACCAAACCCAGGGCCAGCTGAGTCTGAGATGAACAATCAGACCCTCTTAAGCCGGGGTGGGAGTAGTGAATAAATACCAAGCACAATTCTTTCCAGTCCTCAGCCCCTCAGTTCCTTAGCCTTACCCTTTGTGCAAACATGGGATCCCCAGAGCGGGTTTGAGTCCCCACTCCAGAAATCACATAAACAACCTAGGGAGGACGAGAAGGTGCTGGCAATCCTGTCCTGCAGGAAGACTTCCAAAGGAACTTGCTTCTTCCTAGCGAGGGCCAGCAGAAGCTGAGTTTTGCTGTGGAATCTGGGCCAGTTCAGATTTGTCTCCCTTTCACGGCTGGCAGGATGCGGGTGGGTATGCATCGATCCGGAAGGGTGCCCAAGTGTGCGTCAGTGCGGGGCCTGCTCAACAGAGCTGCTGGGCTGGTTCTGCCGGGCACACGTGCTACCTGGCCCCTCTCTGCACACGCTTGTGACTCATCTCACTCAGTCCTCAGGGCAGAGTCctctcctgcagcccaggaacaGACTAGAGAGGACCTGGTTAGAGGGGCCTGTCTTGGTAGGAGATCTCTCCCCAATCCACCCCAATAATGGTCTTTTGTCTCAAAAGgacatcttttctccatttctggtCACCTAAGGGACTGAGGTCTCCAGATCTGGAAGAACCTACACatgcttccccccctcccccagcagaggGGCCTCCATGGGGCCAACCCCTGGTTCTGGCTCCGCCAACCACCTGACCTCCCTATCTGATGAGAACTGTCGTCTGCTCAACCAAGCTCCAGCCCCAGGCAAGGGCCATGGTCCACAGCAGACCTGCGGATGTCcccccttttccccacatccctCTGGCCTGACCAGCCGATGGGGGTGGAAGAAGAGGTATTagcagagagagtgagatggAGAAGCCAGCTGCTTTGAAGGGATTGTGGGGCGAGGGGAGCACTGGAAGATTCTGGTTAGAAAGCTCCATTCTGGTTGGGTGGAAGGTCAGGAGTTTCGGAATCAGCTTCCTGTCTTGGTCCATCCTGCCCCAGAGATTCTGTATGCTTTGAGATCTGGGCCACACAGGGTTGGCATGGGGTGGGATCAAGGTTGAGGGTAGGCTGTAGTTTCCTCGTCCTAGCTTCTTTATCAAGTAGAATTTCTTTGAGGCTCTGAGATGGATGTTGAGGAGATGCTGAGGGTAGAGGGTCTCAGGGGGCCTGGAGTGGTGTTTGGGGGCTGGAGGGCTATGGGTGGAGTCAAAAGAAGCCAATGGGCCCAGAGTTTgggctgccctccccccaccagccacctcctctccccacacaAGCTGGATGGTAAAATTCAGCTGAGCACTTTGCCTGGTGCGTTGCCCATCCCCAAGCGAAGAAAGCAGTGGTCCCTCATCTTCCCAAACCCTCTCCAGTCCTGCTATACTGCATGTgctccaggaagagaaaaaacaaagaggaaggaaagaaatctctAAGACCCAGAGGGGgcagcaacttgcccaaggacacacagctactTGGTGGCACATACAGATCCTTCTTCTCAGGCTGGTTCTTCGTCCTCCCAGGGCCAGACAGATAGGAGATAAGCAAAAGTCTAGCAACTTAGAACTCCgacctccccttccctcccttcttccctccctcggTCCCCTCCCTGATTAGTTTAAGGGCCAGCTTTCCGTTCCCCGTCCCTTTCCTGAGGAGTTTAGAAGCTTTATCTCTGAAGCCCAGCAGAACTCTGGCCTCAAATCTGGCCAGAAGTCCCCACCCTCCTTTCATGCTGACCGTGTATCACCCTAAGTCTTCCTTGAGATGGACATCTCCAGCAAGGATTGGGAGGCACAGATTCCACTGAGGCACCCGGGGTACACAGGACAGTGTGTTCTCCAACAGGAGAACACAAGCCTGCTTTGAATGGAGGccagtgggaagggagggagtgaaggCAGTAAGGGAGACCCAGGCCAGCACTGGGCTGTAAAGGGTGGGTAGTCTGTAGCCGCACATCACTTACAAGGCCATCGGCTGGGGCATTTGTGGGTGGAAATCATGGGACCTCCTCCCCTGGCTAAACCAGAGGAGAGgatttgttcttccttccttaaaaaaaaatttttttttttaaattttttactgttcttccccttctctgtctgattacaaaaataatagaTCTTTTTGTgaaagaaagttaagaaaacGAGGAACACCATAATCTAAATTTCAGAGTCAGCTGAATGTCAGGGACAGGTTTTTATACATAatctttcagatattttttttctctacatataCAAAAGAGGTATGTATTTCTATACAACCACACGGGGAATTACAGAAGGCATATGTAGTACAGTTtcacttttctcatttatatCTTGGGCATCATTCAATGTTGGGACatacagatttttctcattctttttaatgactacaCGAGATCCCGCTGTATGAATGTACCATCATTTCTTAATTAAATCCTTTTGTTACGTTCATAGTGTGTCCATAGCAATGGACCACcttgcacatatatatttttttaagtttatttattttgagagagatagaaagcacaagtcagggaggggcagagagagagcgcgcgcgcgagggagaatctcaagcaggttgtacactttcagtgcagagcctgacacggggctcaaacccacaaaccatgagatcataacatgagctgaagtcggatgcttaaccgatgctgagccacccaggtgcccccttgcaCCTATTTCTTGTAAGATAAATCCCTAGACATGTAATCGTTGTATCAAAGGGTCTATGTAGCTCAGATTTTCATAGGCACTGCTAAAATGTGTATGTAGAGAGGGTTTGGGGGTAAGGAACTTTAATCCAGCCCCGTCATCCTCCGTCCCCAGATTTCAAGGACTCTTCAAGCTGAGGAGGGGGGTGTGTATGG belongs to Acinonyx jubatus isolate Ajub_Pintada_27869175 chromosome E1, VMU_Ajub_asm_v1.0, whole genome shotgun sequence and includes:
- the ARL4D gene encoding ADP-ribosylation factor-like protein 4D; this encodes MGNHLTEMAPTASSFLPHFQALHVVVIGLDSAGKTSLLYRLKFKEFVQSVPTKGFNTEKIRVPLGGSRSITFQVWDVGGQEKLRPLWRSYTRRTDGLVFVVDATEAERLEEAKVELHRISRASDNQGVPVLVLANKQDQPGALSAAEVEKRLAVRELAAATLTHVQGCSAVDGLGLQPGLERLYEMILKRKKAARVGKKRR